One stretch of Alphaproteobacteria bacterium DNA includes these proteins:
- a CDS encoding MFS transporter, with the protein MKVDSLKLIKNPSQVTSDINVPAFQKWVVWGVASLFYLYELMLRVSPSVMTDDLMRDFQVSSTSLGVLASFYYWAYVPLQIPCGLIVDRFGTRRIITFSAFLCILGTFLFAESHTLFMAQVGRFLIGAGSACAFLSCLKVTVEWFPIHQFALIAGLTNMMGTFGGIAGGRPLATLVNTVGWRRAGIYMALFGLVVMAVSWLFIRDKPSAATTDKESAAIQFLPTLKGIVKNPQIWLAGMIGGFMYLPISAFAELWAVPFLMNNYGINNELASTASVMIFVGMGLGGPAAAWLMKYSHSYSVVMKFSSLITAGLFVLITYAEYISLGVMFGLILLAGFTIGGQVLCFTCAQDHCTQENSGTAMGFTNAVVMMSGIIFQPALGAILDLVWDGQVSAAGIRVYSHNCYQMALISIPISLFISWILLKFVKEDRRIA; encoded by the coding sequence GTGGATTCGTTGAAATTGATAAAGAACCCATCGCAAGTCACGTCTGACATAAATGTACCAGCTTTCCAGAAATGGGTGGTGTGGGGCGTTGCTAGTTTATTTTATTTATACGAGCTGATGCTTCGTGTATCACCCAGCGTGATGACAGATGATTTGATGCGTGATTTTCAAGTATCATCAACGTCCCTTGGGGTGTTGGCTTCTTTTTATTATTGGGCATACGTTCCTTTGCAAATTCCGTGCGGCCTTATTGTGGATAGATTCGGAACAAGGCGCATCATAACGTTTTCTGCCTTTCTTTGTATTCTTGGGACTTTTTTGTTTGCTGAGAGTCATACTCTTTTTATGGCTCAGGTTGGGCGATTTTTAATTGGAGCGGGGTCGGCTTGTGCCTTTCTGAGTTGTTTAAAGGTCACGGTTGAATGGTTTCCAATTCATCAATTTGCCTTAATCGCTGGTCTGACCAATATGATGGGAACGTTTGGTGGCATTGCAGGAGGAAGACCCCTGGCCACCCTAGTTAATACAGTTGGTTGGCGACGGGCCGGTATTTATATGGCTTTGTTTGGTTTGGTAGTGATGGCTGTTTCATGGTTGTTCATTCGTGACAAGCCTAGTGCAGCAACCACTGATAAAGAAAGTGCGGCTATTCAGTTTTTGCCAACGTTAAAGGGGATTGTTAAAAATCCACAAATTTGGTTGGCGGGGATGATTGGTGGATTTATGTATTTACCAATTTCTGCCTTTGCTGAGTTGTGGGCTGTGCCGTTCTTAATGAACAATTATGGCATCAATAATGAACTTGCTTCTACAGCGAGTGTGATGATTTTTGTTGGCATGGGCTTGGGCGGTCCGGCGGCTGCTTGGCTTATGAAATATTCGCATAGCTATTCTGTTGTGATGAAATTTTCATCCCTGATAACGGCCGGGTTGTTTGTCTTAATTACATATGCTGAATATATCAGTCTGGGTGTCATGTTTGGATTGATTTTGTTGGCTGGATTTACAATCGGTGGGCAGGTTTTGTGTTTTACATGCGCCCAGGATCATTGCACCCAAGAAAATAGCGGCACGGCAATGGGGTTCACGAATGCCGTCGTCATGATGAGCGGTATCATTTTCCAGCCTGCGTTGGGTGCTATCCTTGATTTGGTGTGGGATGGTCAGGTTTCTGCAGCGGGGATCAGGGTTTATAGTCATAATTGTTATCAGATGGCCTTGATATCCATTCCTATTTCTTTATTTATCAGCTGGATTCTGTTAAAATTCGTCAAAGAAGACAGGCGTATAGCATAG